The following coding sequences are from one Gossypium hirsutum isolate 1008001.06 chromosome A12, Gossypium_hirsutum_v2.1, whole genome shotgun sequence window:
- the LOC107928675 gene encoding 14 kDa zinc-binding protein, translated as MILAQKSMAAFTSFSFLRNYAATGRIVAIVRASPRLSSSPTSINFLTPNHSRRYLCRASATHDEEAAAKAAAINADNGAPTIFDKIIAKEIPSTIVYEDDKVLAFKDISPQAPVHVLVIPKFRDGLTQLGKAEQRHGEILGQLLYAARIVAEKEGILDGFRVVINNGPSACQSVYHLHLHVLGGRQMKWPPG; from the exons ATGATATTAGCCCAAAAATCTATGGCTGCTTTcacctctttctcttttcttcg TAATTATGCAGCGACTGGAAGGATTGTTGCAATTGTGAGAGCCTCACCACGACTCTCTTCTTCTCCCACCTCCATCAATTTTCTAACACCAAATCACTCACGCag ATATCTATGTCGTGCTAGTGCTACACATGATGAAGAGGCTGCGGCAAAGGCAGCTGCAATCAATGCTGATAATGGAGCTCCAACCAT ATTTGACAAGATCATAGCTAAGGAAATTCCTTCAACCATCGTGTATGAAGATGATAAAGTCTTAGCATTCAAAGACATCAGTCCGCAGGCTCCTGTTCATGTTTTGGTGATTCCAAAGTTTAGGGATGGGTTGACACAGCTTGGAAAG GCTGAACAAAGGCATGGAGAGATACTGGGTCAACTTCTTTATGCTGCTAGAATTGTTGCTGAAAAGGAAGGCATTCTTGATGGGTTTCGGGTTGTTATCAATAATGGTCCTAGTGCCT GTCAATCGGTTTATCATCTTCACTTGCATGTCCTAGGTGGGAGACAGATGAAATGGCCACCTGGTTAA